A DNA window from Paraburkholderia sp. IMGN_8 contains the following coding sequences:
- a CDS encoding aspartate carbamoyltransferase, translating into MSVPQQAFLRDAMRRLNMTRDTFASRIGVSRRALDTWLLPDDSQESRAMPEIVERFVSEIVVHGEPGEKHTQSVDSQSLASQMLFEGKPQLLSVDQFSRDSVEALFRVADIMQPIARRRKISRVLEGAVLGNLFFEASTRTRVSFGAAFCRLGGSVCDTTGFTFSSMAKGESIYDTSRVMSGYVDALVIRHPEQGSVAEFARATNVPVINGGDGPGEHPSQALLDLYTIQREFSRLGKIVDGAHIALVGDLKYGRTVHSLVKLLALYRGIKFTLISPPMLEMPGYIIEQISRNGHVIEQTHDLTAGLRGADVVYATRIQKERFTDESFEGYTPDFQINQALVDSVCGSDTLIMHPLPRDSRPGANDLSVDLNHDSRLAIFRQTDNGIPVRMAIFAVLLGVEKLVQHSMRDAAWRPPAYLGPDDAVFHGID; encoded by the coding sequence ATGAGCGTCCCGCAACAAGCCTTCCTACGCGATGCGATGCGTCGCCTGAACATGACCCGCGACACCTTCGCCAGCCGCATCGGCGTCTCGCGACGGGCACTCGACACGTGGCTGCTGCCGGACGATTCGCAGGAATCGCGAGCCATGCCGGAGATCGTCGAGCGTTTCGTGTCGGAAATCGTCGTGCACGGCGAGCCGGGAGAGAAGCATACGCAAAGCGTAGACTCGCAGTCGCTGGCGAGCCAGATGCTGTTCGAGGGCAAGCCGCAACTGCTGTCGGTCGACCAGTTCTCGCGCGATTCGGTCGAGGCGCTCTTTCGCGTCGCCGACATCATGCAGCCGATCGCGCGGCGCCGGAAAATCTCCCGCGTGCTCGAAGGCGCGGTGCTCGGCAATCTGTTTTTCGAAGCCAGTACACGAACACGCGTCAGCTTCGGCGCGGCGTTCTGCCGGCTCGGCGGCTCGGTGTGCGACACCACCGGCTTCACGTTTTCGTCGATGGCCAAGGGCGAGTCGATCTACGACACCAGCCGCGTGATGAGCGGCTACGTGGATGCGCTGGTGATCCGCCATCCGGAGCAAGGCTCGGTGGCTGAATTCGCGCGCGCGACCAATGTGCCGGTGATCAACGGCGGCGACGGTCCCGGCGAACATCCGAGCCAGGCGCTGCTCGACCTGTACACGATCCAGCGCGAGTTCTCGCGGCTGGGCAAGATCGTCGACGGTGCGCACATCGCGCTGGTCGGCGACCTGAAATACGGACGCACCGTGCATTCGCTGGTCAAGCTGCTGGCGCTGTATCGCGGCATCAAATTCACGCTGATCTCGCCGCCGATGCTCGAAATGCCGGGCTACATCATCGAGCAGATCTCACGCAACGGCCATGTGATCGAGCAGACCCACGATCTCACCGCCGGCCTGCGCGGCGCGGACGTGGTGTACGCCACACGCATCCAGAAAGAGCGCTTCACCGACGAATCGTTCGAAGGCTATACGCCGGACTTCCAGATCAATCAGGCGCTGGTGGATAGCGTGTGCGGCAGCGACACCTTGATCATGCATCCGCTGCCGCGCGACAGCCGGCCCGGTGCGAACGATCTGAGCGTCGATCTGAATCATGATTCGCGGCTGGCGATTTTCCGGCAAACCGATAACGGCATTCCGGTGCGAATGGCGATTTTCGCGGTGCTGCTGGGCGTGGAAAAGCTGGTCCAGCATTCGATGCGCGACGCCGCGTGGCGCCCGCCCGCCTATCTCGGCCCAGACGACGCGGTGTTTCACGGCATCGATTGA